Below is a genomic region from Delftia tsuruhatensis.
CCACCGCCGAACAAGCCCTGCGCGACGCAGCGCGCGAATACCACCGCAGCCCCAACAAGGGCAAGATCTCCGTCACGCCCACCAAGCCGCTGTCCAACCAGCGCGACCTGTCGCTGGCCTACTCGCCCGGCGTGGCCTATCCCTGCCTGGACATCCAGGCCGACCCGTCCCTGGCCGCCGAATTCACGGCACGCGGCAACCTGGTCGGCGTCATCACCAACGGCACGGCCGTGCTGGGTCTGGGCGACATCGGCCCGCTGGCCGGCAAGCCCGTCATGGAAGGCAAGGGCTGCCTGTTCAAGAAGTTCGCGGGCGTCGATGTGTTCGACATCGAGCTGGCCGAACGCGATCCGGACAAGCTGATCGAGATCATCGCCTCGCTCGAGCCCACGCTGGGTGGCATCAACCTTGAGGACATCAAGGCGCCCGAGTGCTTCTACATCGAGCAGGAACTGTCCAAGCGCATGAACATTCCGGTGTTCCATGACGACCAGCACGGCACGGCCATCATCTCCAGCGCCGCCCTGCTCAACGGCCTGGAACTGGTGGACAAGCAGATCGGCAACGTCAAGATCGCCGTCTCCGGCGCCGGCGCTGCCGCCATCGCCTGCGTGAACGTGATGGTGGGCCTGGGCGTCAAGCGCGAGAACGTCTTCATGTGCGACTCCAAGGGCGTGATCTACGAAGGCCGCCCCGGTGGCCTGGACGCCTCCAAGGCCCAGTACGCGCAAAAGACCGACGCCCGCACCCTGGCCGACGCCGTCAATGGCGCCGACGTCTTCCTGGGCTGCTCGGCTCCTGGCGTGCTCACTGCCGACATGGTCAAGACCATGGCCGACAAGCCCATCATCCTGGCCCTGGCCAACCCCGAGCCCGAAATCCGTCCCGAGCTGGCCAAGGCCGTGCGCCCGGACTGCATCATGGCCACCGGCCGCTCGGACTACCCCAACCAGGTCAACAACGTCCTGTGCTTCCCCTACATCTTCCGTGGCGCGCTGGACTGCGGCGCCACCAAGATCACCGAAGCCATGAAGCTGGCCTGCGTGCGCGAGATCGCCGCGCTGGCCAAGCAGGACGTCAGCGATGAAGTCGCCGCCGCCTACCAGGGCAAGGAGCTGAAGTTCGGCCCCGACTACCTGATCCCCACGCCCTTCGACACCCGACTGATCCTGCGCATCGCGCCGGCCGTGGCCAAGGCTGCCGAAGAGTCCGGCGTGGCCACCCGCCCCATCGCCGACTACGACGCCTACCGCGAGAGCCTGACGCGCTTCGTCTACCAGACCAGCATGTTCATGCGCCCCGTGTTCGCCGCCGCCAAGGCCAACCAGCAGCGCGTGGCCTATGCCGAAGGCGAAGACGAGCGCGTGCTGCGCGCCGCCCAGGTGGCTGTCGATGACGGCCTGGCCAAGCCCATCCTGATCGGCCGCCCTGCCGTGATCGAGGCCCGCATCGCCAAGGCCGGCCTGCGCCTGGTGCTGGGCAAGGACGTGGAGATCTGCAACCCCGAAGATGATCCGCGCTTCCGTCAGTACTGGGAAACCTACCACCGCCTGATGGGCCGCAACGGCGTCACGCCCGAGACCGCCAAGGCCGCCGTGCGCCGCTCCAACACGCTGATCGCCGCGCTCATGGTCCACCTGGGCGATGCCGATGCCATGCTCTGCGGCCTGGTCGGCAAGTTCGAC
It encodes:
- a CDS encoding NADP-dependent malic enzyme, whose translation is MTQNLSTAEQALRDAAREYHRSPNKGKISVTPTKPLSNQRDLSLAYSPGVAYPCLDIQADPSLAAEFTARGNLVGVITNGTAVLGLGDIGPLAGKPVMEGKGCLFKKFAGVDVFDIELAERDPDKLIEIIASLEPTLGGINLEDIKAPECFYIEQELSKRMNIPVFHDDQHGTAIISSAALLNGLELVDKQIGNVKIAVSGAGAAAIACVNVMVGLGVKRENVFMCDSKGVIYEGRPGGLDASKAQYAQKTDARTLADAVNGADVFLGCSAPGVLTADMVKTMADKPIILALANPEPEIRPELAKAVRPDCIMATGRSDYPNQVNNVLCFPYIFRGALDCGATKITEAMKLACVREIAALAKQDVSDEVAAAYQGKELKFGPDYLIPTPFDTRLILRIAPAVAKAAEESGVATRPIADYDAYRESLTRFVYQTSMFMRPVFAAAKANQQRVAYAEGEDERVLRAAQVAVDDGLAKPILIGRPAVIEARIAKAGLRLVLGKDVEICNPEDDPRFRQYWETYHRLMGRNGVTPETAKAAVRRSNTLIAALMVHLGDADAMLCGLVGKFDSHLAHVRDVLGLKEGAGEFATVNAVMLDSGTLFIADTYINEAPNATELADIARLAAEEVARFGLPPKVAFLSHSNYGSSSRPSALKMRAARDLFAAANPDVECDGEMHGDSALSEAIRDRALLESSLHGEANVLICPNLDAANILFNVLKTTGGHGTTIGPILLGGAAAAHVLTPSATVRRVVNMTALAAAQAIAARG